The Pochonia chlamydosporia 170 chromosome 1, whole genome shotgun sequence genome window below encodes:
- a CDS encoding glycolate oxidase, subunit GlcD (similar to Coccidioides immitis RS XP_001246622.1) produces MKLAAQLLRQRAACGLRVPIPQRGTIRLASTSSTAKHASQRTFLYLTAGLVVGGIAGASVFESGWPHVESRTSPRWRDVNHSHGSSPRKYADKRTMLKAVDEIRTILGEEAVSVDDFDLDEHSYSEWSTSNTEVRPVAIIRPQSTEQVSEIARICTKYRVPMVPYGAGSSVEGNFSSPYSGICIDLSTMDKIVAFHPEDMDVVVQPGVNWTNLNNDIKDSGLFLPLDPSPTALVGGMVSTNCSGTNATRYGTMKDYVVNLTVVLADGSVIKTRNRPRKTSAGYNLNGIFAGSEGTLGIITEITVKLATVPPSYSVATVTFQSIRQAANAASTMIRSGIPVAAVELMDEVQMQIINKNGGAGGRIWREQPTLFIKFSGTEATVKDNIKSVQKVAKSFDCNSFEFASTTEQMDALWSARKQALWASLAVRPEGTEVWSTDVAVPLSRMAELIEISKERAGKLGLFNSILGHVGDGNFHQMIMYNPNIPEQKKAVTNCVNLMVEDAIALEGTVSGEHGIGLGKKHCLAKELDGATLGVMKALKDSLDPHWLLNPGKVFDE; encoded by the exons ATGAAGTTGGCTGCACAGTTGCTCAGGCAAAGGGCAGCTTGTGGTCTCAGGGTGCCAATTCCGCAGCGTGGAACAATCCGGTTGGCTTCCACATCCTCTACCGCCAAACATGCTTCTCAAAGAACCTTTTTATATCTTACAGCCGGACTGGTAGTTGGAGGTATTGCTGGCGCTTCTGTCTTCGAGTCTGGCTGGCCCCATGTCGAGTCCCGTACCAGCCCGCGATGGCGAGATGTAaaccacagccatggctccTCTCCACGCAAATATGCAGATAAGAGAACTATGCTCAAG GCGGTTGACGAAATACGAACAATCCTTGGCGAAGAAGCCGTCAGCGTAGACGACTTTGATCTAGATGAACATAGCTACTCTGAGTGGTCCACGTCCAACACGGAAGTTCGACCTGTTGCCATTATCCGACCCCAATCGACAGAGCAAGTATCAGAAATTGCTAGAATATGCACCAAATACAGGGTGCCCATGGTTCCCTATGGTGCTGGGTCCAGTGTCGAAGGCAACTTTAGCTCTCCCTATTCTGGCATATGCATTGATCTATCTACTATGGACAAGATTGTTGCCTTTCATCCGGAAGACATGGACGTCGTAGTTCAACCAGGCGTAAACTGGACTAATCTTAACAACGACATAAAGGATTCTGGACTATTCCTGCCGCTAGACCCTAGCCCGACAGCTCTCGTTGGGGGTATGGTCTCGACAAACTGCAGCGGCACTAACGCTACGAGGTACGGCACAATGAAAGACTatgttgtcaacttgacAGTAGTTCTCGCAGATGGCTCAGTTATTAAGACTCGTAATCGGCCCCGCAAAACATCCGCTGGCTACAATCTAAACGGCATCTTTGCTGGGTCCGAAGGCACGTTGGGCATCATTACCGAGATTACCGTGAAGCTGGCAACTGTACCGCCCAGCTATAGCGTTGCCACTGTCACATTTCAGAGCATCAGACAGGCTGCAAATGCCGCATCTACCATGATTCGATCTGGCATACCCGTGGCAGCTGTTGAGCTTATGGATGAAGTACAGATGCAAATTATCAACAAAAATGGAGGTGCAGGAGGCAGAATATGGAGAGAACAGCCAACATTATTCATCAA ATTCTCAGGAACGGAAGCCACTGTAAAGGACAATATAAAATCTGTGCAAAAGGTTGCTAAATCCTTTGACTGCAACTCATTCGAGTTTGCCAGTACCACTGAGCAAATGGACGCACTGTGGTCTGCCAGAAAGCAAGCACTATGGGCATCTTTGGCAGTGAGGCCTGAGGGAACTGAAGTCTGGTCCACAGATGTGGCCGTTCCGCTGTCAAGAATGGCCGAATTGATCG AGATATCTAAAGAGAGAGCGGGCAAACTTGGACTATTCAACAGTATCCTGGGACATGTAGGGGACGGTAACTTTCATCAGATGATCATGTACAACCCCAATATCCCtgagcagaagaaggcagttACGAACTGTGTCAACttgatggtggaggatgcTATTGCATTAGAAGGAACAGTTTCG GGTGAACACGGTATTGGACTTGGAAAGAAG CACTGCCTAGCAAAGGAGCTTGATGGCGCAACACTAGGAGTCATGAAAGCCTTGAAGGATTCTCTAGATCCTCA TTGGCTGCTAAACCCGGGCAAGGTGTTTGACGAATAG